One Bombus pyrosoma isolate SC7728 linkage group LG11, ASM1482585v1, whole genome shotgun sequence DNA segment encodes these proteins:
- the LOC122573136 gene encoding integumentary mucin C.1-like, translating into MWRTLTLVLLCIGLATSDLSPYKPRGWRPNGQRFNPTNNRLHAYYGPPGLPAYEPPYSTSHPPIFTTTTTTTTTTVPPTTTTTTMKTTTTPRTREPTTPSTIPEEDFDTNPALAIANSFAFNRPVYIYNTFPFLPGHVLVK; encoded by the exons ATGTGGAGAACG CTGACCCTCGTGCTTCTCTGTATCGGACTAGCAACGTCAGATTTATCGCCATATAAACCAAGGGGATGGCGTCCTAATGGTCAACGCTTTAATCCCACCAACAATCGATTGCATGCGTATTACGGGCCCCCTGGATTACCAGCCTATGAACCTCCGTACTCGACAAGCCACCCCCCAATTttcaccaccaccaccactaccaccaccaccaccgtaCCGCCGACAACAACCACGACGACGATGAAAACCACAACGACCCCGCGAACCAGAGAGCCAACGACGCCCTCTACCATCCCGGAGGAAGATTTCGATACGAATCCAGCTCTGGCCATCGCTAATTCCTTCGCCTTTAATCGACCTGTTTACATCTACAATACATTCCCCTTCTTACCTGGCCACGTATTGGTCAAATGA
- the LOC122572531 gene encoding monocarboxylate transporter 10 isoform X2 codes for MTIAENTESKRTDSRNVSNINNEVLERSSLNEDLQRPEEASNSSTEGNPLLETDGKNSSVKIDVSIVKSNRTDKDEDDRASMNASRKDADDRNAIVPPDGGLRAWMVMIGSFIINGVLFSVINTYSSIYLELQRRLLESGETGASSKAALVGSLTIGTTFFLSPISGILTDKIGIQMTTFLGGAIASSGMLLSSIFSSKVTLLYLTYGVMYGLGASLAYTPSLAILGHYFKRYLGVVNGIVTAGSSVFTTLMPYLIEVILLLFGLEGTLRFLAMLTAIVMACAILFKPIPLTSVPRDQLKSKSGFKNCLKQVVNVSIWKRKRYVVWASSIPLALFGYFVPYVHIGKFVETVFKGSDKKLPIMCIGITSGIGRLVFGYIADLPKVNRILLQQISFLSIGVLTMLLPVTKSYMLLLIISLAMGLFDGCFISLLGPIAFDICGREEATQAIGFLLGMCSIPLTVGPPIAGLLYDHTGSYDIPFFLAGIPPIVGALTMFLIKFVKDEEQTAINGNTGDKTACQNGR; via the exons ATGACGATCGCGGAGAATACAGAGTCGAAGAGGACGGATTCGAGGAACGTTTCTAATATCAATAACGAGGTCCTCGAACGAAGTTCTCTGAACGAGGATTTGCAACGACCGGAGGAGGCCTCGAATTCGAGCACCGAAGGCAACCCTCTTTTAGAAACCGACGGTAAGAATTCGTCGGTGAAAATCGACGTGTCGATCGTGAAATCGAACAGGACGGACAAGGACGAGGATGATCGAGCGTCGATGAACGCCTCGAGGAAGGATGCTGATGACCGTAACGCGATCGTTCCACCGGATGGTGGTCTGCGAGCGTGGATGGTCATGATAGGCAGTTTCATCATCAACGGTGTTCTGTTCAGCGTCATAAACACGTACTCGTCGATCTACCTCGAGTTACAGAGGAGATTGTTAGAGTCTGGAGAAACAGGGGCATCTTCGAAGGCAG CTTTGGTAGGGTCGTTAACCATTGGTACCACGTTCTTTTTATCGCCAATTTCTGGCATTCTCACCGATAAAATTGGGATTCAGATGACCACATTTTTGGGCGGTGCTATTGCGTCCAGCGGTATGCTTCTATCCTCAATATTTTCTAGCaag GTGACATTGCTATATTTGACTTATGGAGTGATGTACGGACTTGGTGCTAGTCTTGCCTATACACCGAGTCTAGCGATCTTGGGCCATTATTTTAAGAGGTACTTGGGTGTGGTCAATGGTATCGTCACGGCTGGAAGCTCTGTATTTACCACCCTTATGCCATACTTAATCGAAGTCATACTTCTCCTATTCGGTTTGGAAGGGACGTTAAGATTTTTAGCTATGCTCACTGCGATTGTCATGGCTTGCGCTATTCTCTTCAAACCGATTCCAC TTACCTCGGTGCCGCGGGATCAACTAAAATCTAAATCGGGCTTCAAAAACTGTCTGAAGCAAGTTGTAAACGTGTCGATTTGGAAGAGAAAACGATACGTGGTATGGGCTAGTTCGATCCCTCTCGCTTTGTTCGG ATATTTCGTCCCGTATGTTCACATCGGGAAATTTGTCGAGACGGTGTTTAAGGGCTCGGATAAAAAGCTGCCGATTATGTGCATCGGTATTACTTCCGGTATAGGTCGACTTGTCTTCGGATATATCGCTGACTTGCCGAAGGTGAACAGAATATTGTTGCAACAG ATATCGTTCCTTAGTATCGGTGTTCTTACAATGCTTCTCCCCGTTACGAAATCGTACATGCTGTTACTAATTATCTCTTTGGCCATGGGATTATTCGATGGCTGCTTCATATCCCTTTTGGGTCCTATTGCATTTGATATATGCGGTCGAGAAGAAGCGACACAAGCCATTGGATTCCTATTAGGCATGTGTTCTATACCTTTGACTGTGGGACCGCCCATTGCTGGTCTTCTGTATGATCATACCG GTAGCTATGACATACCCTTTTTCTTAGCGGGTATTCCACCAATAGTAGGGGCACTCACGATGTTCCTGATAAAATTCGTGAAAGACGAAGAGCAGACCGCCATTAACGGAAACACAGGGGATAAAACCGCTTGTCAAAATGGTCGGTAA
- the LOC122572531 gene encoding monocarboxylate transporter 10 isoform X1: protein MTIAENTESKRTDSRNVSNINNEVLERSSLNEDLQRPEEASNSSTEGNPLLETDGKNSSVKIDVSIVKSNRTDKDEDDRASMNASRKDADDRNAIVPPDGGLRAWMVMIGSFIINGVLFSVINTYSSIYLELQRRLLESGETGASSKAALVGSLTIGTTFFLSPISGILTDKIGIQMTTFLGGAIASSGMLLSSIFSSKVTLLYLTYGVMYGLGASLAYTPSLAILGHYFKRYLGVVNGIVTAGSSVFTTLMPYLIEVILLLFGLEGTLRFLAMLTAIVMACAILFKPIPLTSVPRDQLKSKSGFKNCLKQVVNVSIWKRKRYVVWASSIPLALFGYFVPYVHIGKFVETVFKGSDKKLPIMCIGITSGIGRLVFGYIADLPKVNRILLQQISFLSIGVLTMLLPVTKSYMLLLIISLAMGLFDGCFISLLGPIAFDICGREEATQAIGFLLGMCSIPLTVGPPIAGLLYDHTGSYDIPFFLAGIPPIVGALTMFLIKFVKDEEQTAINGNTGDKTACQNGSSGIHFLSPYLVTTLKHEQSNWKMTRSGVHSHRSSECYGFHEDTVCQDHEIGYLGRYERSESMPLLHRENRPASGRFQRMLQSSILITC, encoded by the exons ATGACGATCGCGGAGAATACAGAGTCGAAGAGGACGGATTCGAGGAACGTTTCTAATATCAATAACGAGGTCCTCGAACGAAGTTCTCTGAACGAGGATTTGCAACGACCGGAGGAGGCCTCGAATTCGAGCACCGAAGGCAACCCTCTTTTAGAAACCGACGGTAAGAATTCGTCGGTGAAAATCGACGTGTCGATCGTGAAATCGAACAGGACGGACAAGGACGAGGATGATCGAGCGTCGATGAACGCCTCGAGGAAGGATGCTGATGACCGTAACGCGATCGTTCCACCGGATGGTGGTCTGCGAGCGTGGATGGTCATGATAGGCAGTTTCATCATCAACGGTGTTCTGTTCAGCGTCATAAACACGTACTCGTCGATCTACCTCGAGTTACAGAGGAGATTGTTAGAGTCTGGAGAAACAGGGGCATCTTCGAAGGCAG CTTTGGTAGGGTCGTTAACCATTGGTACCACGTTCTTTTTATCGCCAATTTCTGGCATTCTCACCGATAAAATTGGGATTCAGATGACCACATTTTTGGGCGGTGCTATTGCGTCCAGCGGTATGCTTCTATCCTCAATATTTTCTAGCaag GTGACATTGCTATATTTGACTTATGGAGTGATGTACGGACTTGGTGCTAGTCTTGCCTATACACCGAGTCTAGCGATCTTGGGCCATTATTTTAAGAGGTACTTGGGTGTGGTCAATGGTATCGTCACGGCTGGAAGCTCTGTATTTACCACCCTTATGCCATACTTAATCGAAGTCATACTTCTCCTATTCGGTTTGGAAGGGACGTTAAGATTTTTAGCTATGCTCACTGCGATTGTCATGGCTTGCGCTATTCTCTTCAAACCGATTCCAC TTACCTCGGTGCCGCGGGATCAACTAAAATCTAAATCGGGCTTCAAAAACTGTCTGAAGCAAGTTGTAAACGTGTCGATTTGGAAGAGAAAACGATACGTGGTATGGGCTAGTTCGATCCCTCTCGCTTTGTTCGG ATATTTCGTCCCGTATGTTCACATCGGGAAATTTGTCGAGACGGTGTTTAAGGGCTCGGATAAAAAGCTGCCGATTATGTGCATCGGTATTACTTCCGGTATAGGTCGACTTGTCTTCGGATATATCGCTGACTTGCCGAAGGTGAACAGAATATTGTTGCAACAG ATATCGTTCCTTAGTATCGGTGTTCTTACAATGCTTCTCCCCGTTACGAAATCGTACATGCTGTTACTAATTATCTCTTTGGCCATGGGATTATTCGATGGCTGCTTCATATCCCTTTTGGGTCCTATTGCATTTGATATATGCGGTCGAGAAGAAGCGACACAAGCCATTGGATTCCTATTAGGCATGTGTTCTATACCTTTGACTGTGGGACCGCCCATTGCTGGTCTTCTGTATGATCATACCG GTAGCTATGACATACCCTTTTTCTTAGCGGGTATTCCACCAATAGTAGGGGCACTCACGATGTTCCTGATAAAATTCGTGAAAGACGAAGAGCAGACCGCCATTAACGGAAACACAGGGGATAAAACCGCTTGTCAAAATG GCAGCTCGGGCATCCACTTTCTATCCCCGTATCTCGTGACAACTCTCAAACACGAGCAGTCAAACTGGAAGATGACGCGTTCAGGCGTCCACAGCCATCGTTCGTCGGAGTGTTACGGATTTCACGAGGACACAGTGTGCCAGGATCACGAGATCGGATATCTCGGTCGTTACGAACGCTCAGAGAGCATGCCATTGCTCCACCGTGAGAATCGACCAGCTTCCGGTCGCTTCCAAAGGATGCTGCAATCGTCGATTCTTATAACGTGCTAG